One segment of Oscillospiraceae bacterium MB08-C2-2 DNA contains the following:
- a CDS encoding AbrB/MazE/SpoVT family DNA-binding domain-containing protein — protein MKSTGIVRKVDDLGRIVLPKELRNVLDIAERDPLEIFVEGNSIILQKYEPSCFFCGSQEHIHQYKNKNICQVCLHEMKNLIIG, from the coding sequence ATGAAATCGACAGGCATAGTTCGTAAAGTAGATGATCTCGGACGTATAGTTCTCCCTAAAGAGCTTCGTAACGTCCTGGATATTGCAGAAAGGGACCCTTTAGAAATTTTTGTGGAGGGCAACTCCATTATTTTGCAGAAATATGAGCCCAGCTGCTTTTTCTGCGGGAGCCAAGAGCATATCCATCAGTATAAAAACAAAAATATCTGCCAAGTTTGCCTGCATGAAATGAAAAACCTGATTATAGGCTAA